The genomic interval aaaactaattgcatagttatgaaagaaatcttgagacgaatcttttgagtctaattaatccatgattaaccataaatgctacagtaaccaacatgtgctaatgacgatttaattaggctcaaaagattcgtctcgcggtttctaggctagccatgaaattcgttttttcattcgtgtccgaaaatccctttcgacatccggtcaaatatttgacatgacacttcttccaaaaattttcacaatctaaacaccatctTAGGTTCAAAAGTTGGTCGGACATACATGTCGGTAATAAAAGTATCCCAACAGTATATCTACCTCATtcactattttaaaaattgaggATGGAGGATAAAAATTAAGCTcaagcagaacatctatcatattctctattttttaatgtcatctatattagaagAGAAGAAACTACGTATTCGGATGTTCTCTTCATcttccaaagagatataaagaaTGCTATATATGGATGCTCTGCTGGAGtataaaaagatatgaaaaataaaactactttagataatcatccaaataaaaatatagatgatcaaatttagataaactgCTAGGATGCTCTAAAATCACGTGACTTTGAAGGTAGAGAATCACAATCCCACTagttaatttttctttataaagtTCAGAGTATCTGTTCGGGtcaaaaaaccaagaaaaagacATGCCATTTTGTGGCAGATGAAGCCCGCAGGGGGATACCAAAGCAATGCAGCATCAGGCTGGCTGTCTTCTTGTAGTTGGATCTCCGATTTTTTGGAAATGTCCCAAATTCTACTTGAGCATCTAAGTCTGGATCAATACCAGCAAAAACATCTCGGAATAAGGTTTTAGCGTCATGCCATATGAAATTTAATACGCTACATTTGAAAAGGGAAATTTAGTAACCGTATTTTGTAAGTcctaattatatattgtttcaaTGCAACTCAGTGATATGTTGATGGTTTGGAATCacataacaaaactaaaatataaatgattctCTCTTTGGTAACAAATATTGGTTGTTTATGACaagatttggtcaaatttttaacAGAGTTTaaaagacaaatttttttctcaatgcaAGATTGCTACAAAATAGCAAAATGCATAGaatttatttcatttcattatATAGCAAGACCACTCGATAATCATTATGCCACAATCTCTGGAGCTATGAAACAGCAGTTGCAAGGAGCAGGCAAATCAATCAACGCTGGAGCATTGCGAACAGGATTCTCTAACTTTGttcataaaagttatagatgaACAGTATCATAACTTTTGAGGTATTTTCAATCGTCCAATCCACAGCAAACATTTGAGATTGATCACCACGGTGTTTAACTGCACCGTGCAGTAGAACAAGACATATTTCGCTGTGCATTTCTGTAACTTTTATGGAGAGAATCCGGACTGGGAGCATCGACACACAGGGTGTTCAGTTTCAAGCAACATAAAGACGAGTGGCCGTAGATTCAGGTTCAGCCATTAAAAAAACCGTCCGTCCAATTCTTCCCTTCGAAGTCTCTCATGTTCATTGGCTTCTGCTTCTTCTATCTAACAAATAGTGCAACAAATGTACAAGCAACATAAGGTTGCCTTATGTCTCAGTAATATTTTGTACCCTTCTGATTATGGTACAAGTAACATTGATTTGGAGTTTTTGGACCTTATGTCTTTCCTTTAAGTAAATCCAAATTCGTACACGCTGCAAAGTACGCATGGAATGCTTGCAGATTTTGAATCTGGAACATGTTTGTGTAAAATCTGTGAAATTCAGGCCCTGTTTAGATCcttcaaaataacaaaaattttgctattttggagcactttttggcaaaatggATCTAAATGCTAGGGTAAGAAAATGATAACTTTGCATTTGGCAGCCTAGAGCagtaaattttatcaaaaagcGTATAGGGATACGGACCATCTCAcacttttaccaaaaaaatggcaacttttgcatgcctctaaacaccaagttgtaaaaatacaataccaaaacttttgtcactAAAACTTTTGTTATTTGCCATTTGTTATTtcaaatggatctaaacaaaCCCTCATTGATGAGCTCTTGCTCTTGGCAACATTTACCTGCCATGGAGCTTGACATCTCTTTTCAAGAAATTACATTTCTTTAACCCAAGATgctttcaaactttttttttctttcaacaacttctcccagctttcttgtatttttcttatggAAAAAACATCACCTCACTGTTGGGACGGTGATCACTCCATTTCTACCCAATGCCGTGTTTGCTATTCAACAATATAATTGCgtcatttttaagaaaaaggtTGGAAGATTTTATTAGTGTAGTTGGTGAAAGCGCTCaagaacttttttaaaaagttgtCCCATTTAGTTTTTGACTGCCATGGTGATTAGCCAAACAAATAATCTCATATCCACTATGGGTATTAGAGCATTGAGATGATTTCATATCCACCTTTtacataaaagattatctgtgttttatagctatttaatagtgtaaacgacataattaactactacaacttgaaaatctattttagaaaaaaaaagatgatagactttcatattaaaatatttttttaaaaaaatacaacgttTATTAGTTCAGGAAAGTACGCGTAAAAATCGaagaaaaatctaataaaaatcCAGAGTAAAAACACAGCCTCAAGGATAAATGCTTTCTTCTCCAACTTGCTCAGATCCTTTGTTAGTACAGCAGAGACAGCGGCGATGAGTCTTCACCCATAGAAGATGGGACAACACAAGTATAGAAATAAGATAAGGCAGGTGTTAAGTGGaatcaaagaaagaaattggACGTCCCTGACCTGGCGATGCACGTTTGCTTCTATTCTACCACGGTTAAATATGCGATTCAATATTAAAAACGCGATtcagtattaaaaaaaaagagtcttGGTCGACAGTGAGATTTGTACCAGCCATCACGATGGATAGGAGCTGTTTGGATTCATACAATTTTTGTAAGTCCTTTGTCAAATCGaatgtttaaatattaattagaaatattaaatatagtctggtaacaaaactattacataaataaatgctatttcattagacaattttttaaccctaattaattcacgattagcaaatgattactgtagcatcacattcgttaatcatgaactaattaggctaaatagattcgtctcgtaaaatagtccagagtgtgggatgagttttattaaaggtctatatttaatactttttaattaatgttaaacattcgatatgacaggGACCGAAAAAAATTGGGATCCAAACATACCCTAACAATTATGATCCAATAGTAGAATAATTAGCGTAATCTTGGAGTGGTTGAGGTCGTTGTCTTATCATCTGACATCTCTTGATGGTGAGACTCCGTACGTGATGACACTGGGCACTACTAGTATAGCTGTGTAGTACGGCAATAATGGTGTACGGGCACGGTGAGTGTAGGCTACTGCTACTCCCTcgtttccaaaatatatatttttagaatttaaattttatactacaacataaatatttctacaCTAATTATcatgattttaattattcCAACAATTGCAGAACCATAACCAATCAGATAGTTAAAGGGGAGAGAATAAATTTAACATCTAAGAATTGATACTGAAgtgattaaaataaaatcttttgacATTTTATTAGTGCATATCAACGGATGTAGTACTACGTAACGTTTGGTCAACTTTCAGCTTCAGAATCAAAATCAAAGGACGTTTTTTTCGTTCCATCTTTTATTGATGCCAACCAAGATAAACAATCCAGATCTTGAATTATGGGGTTTCGATGTTATATCTATTTTAAGGATTTTCTTCATTGACTTAGCGTTCTAAAGTGATACAATGCTGATGAAATCTGGAGTGATGGACTATCTATTTGTTAATAGcgataatttaaaatattatatataaacctAACAATGCGGCATAAGAaaccttttgaaaaaataatatttttaaaagcgTGAAGCAAATAATCCGAAACAATAATCAGCCAGCTTTCATAGTTGCTAGGATAAGTAAAAGAAATCTATCTAAttattcttaaaattaactttaaaacaaaaatcatgtTCCATTATAATCCAAAGCTAAAACAAACAGatattcttaaaattaactttaaaacaaaaatcatgtTCCATTATAATCCAAAGCTAAAACAAACAGAAGAAAGTTTaggcccctttgattcaaagaaaatttataggaatttaaaggatttcattcctatatGAATTTTTCTACAAGACCATTTGAATCAAAAAAACgaaccctatgaaattctTATAAAATGTCTCTTCCCATACAaagttttagagaaaatttatCAAGAGATAGAAGGAAAAAATCCTTTcaagtctttatctctccttaaatttccgtatctctccttaaatttctgtatttttcttgtgattcaatcaaacggtcattcatatattttttctgtgttttacCATTCTTTATTTTACACCTACtgttcctctattttttttcattcctgcaTTCAAAGGGCCCTAACTAAGGATTTAAGCAAGCTGAAACAAAGTATGTTAACTAAGGATTTTAAGCAATCAGCTAGGAAAAACCTCAGAAATAATCATAATAATTCTCCTGCAAAACAAGAATTAGTTGTACCAGTGATAGCCTGGTGGGTTCCATAGGAGTGATAGTCAGTCTGCGAGTAATCATGATTACAAAGCATCATTGGATTAAGACCCGAACAGAATCCACAGTGATCCTCTCACCATGCTCCTCAGGTACAATCAGGTGTGTTTAGAGAGAAAAATCAGTCGGCACAGACTTTGGTAGGTACAAAAGTACAATCAGTTGGATAGTCAAATCAAGGATTAACGCGATGCCATTGCGGATAACAGCAGGAAAAGGTGAGCAATAATGCAAAGAGGCAAGCTTAGAGCTACATATAGAACCCACGGGGTTCAGAACAAGGAGTCTGCATCATGAGGACGACATAAAATCTTCCGGCCTTGCAATGGATACTTCTTCAAACTCACTGTCATCTGATGAAAGAACAAACAATAGTCAGGTGTCTGCAAAGAAAAATGGACGAAGACTTGGTTATTGGTAATTTTAGATCTAGAAAATATGTTATCAAGCTAATCCTTTGCAAGGATTGGCTTAAACTTATGTATGAATTGATAACCGGTAAAATGGATTGCCGAGGCACATAAGATTAATGACATGAGTAAAGCAAAGTTATCCCCAGTAAACGTTGAAGCCACCAAGAAAAGGAATCTTAGAAAAACtatgtgtttttttcccaAAGTAAGATGgcaatatttatttcatgtaCATAAATTCAGCCATGGTCAGTTTGTGTCTAGGAAGAACAGACAGAAAACCACAACtcataaacaaaacaatgacGTGCATATGGTTACGTAAGTGTATATTATCATAAAAAGGTAAGGCAGTAATGCAGTCATAGTAGAAGAAAACCTTTTCTCAGTGTCAATGCAACAACAGCATCATTTTCAACCTGTAAGTagatatagaaataattaatgcTTTTGTGCAAAAGtatgtttagaaaaaatgtattattaGTGCAATACCTTCTGATCTGCCAATGTCTTTGAGTCATCCAAAACAACTTCAGTTGTGGCCAACAAGATCAGCTGCTGATTACCAGGAGGCTGATCAATTAGTGAATGCAACTTCTGTTTAATGCTTAAAATTGTCTCTGTTGGATCACATTGTATGAAGTAGGTCGTCTTGTTTCGCTTCACTCGAATATACATTGCCTGCATAGGGAAATATATCTCTTTGTTGTCAGTAAACAGACTTTCTAATAAGTAGTTCATCTGAATGTTTCTCTGACATCAATCCACCTCTATTACTCCAAGAAAGGAACTAGGTCCAGGTTTCCAGTTGTATTGTTTGGTGACAAGATGGGAACCTTAACGCAATGTTAACACATCCAAACTATCTTACATAAATCTTTGTTTCCTTAGGACAGAGGTTCCCAATAAATTGAACAGAACAAATGTAACAGTTAAAAGTAGTACAGGAACTaattgtaaatatgcaatctgTTGGCAATAGTACGACAAGAAAGCATAATTGATAGCATAACAGCATAACAGAGTAGGAAGTACATTTTGGTACTCCATAAAAAAGTACACCGTGGTATACAATGTATTCAGGTACTCTAAATTGCACAACAATCACAATTCAGCACCAGAAGGCACATTCATGAGAGATGTTAGTACAGTAGTGTAGGACTTGAGAGTATCTCATTGCCCCTATCAGGGTTCCTGTTACAGCCGGTTACCACTTCCACTGCAGTTACCACAGTAACCAGGGTCTCCACAGGGGCGGTAGTGGTAGGTGGCGGTTTGGCCCCTACAAAATTTGGCCCAATTCAAAAATGTTGGAAaaatttgcaacaaaaaaatcccTGTGGTACATATGGATTTATACTGCTGTTTGGTGAagaggtaacaaaaaaaataatgtttgtAGCATCAATTTATAGGTCAAAAGTGACTGGAgggaggaaaaataaaaaaacagtggaGCCCGCACTGTTCATAGAGGGCCCAAGAAGGCCAATGGGGATTGGAAAGTAAAAGAAGCATGGTCCCCTGTACCCCAGCTTTCCCCCAACCAGACAGATGAAAGAAGGTGAGCACCCCCCACCCCCTGAGAGCACACTCTGCCACTGCCTACGCACCGTGCGCAGCTGAAACCATGCAGTTAGCGGCAGCTATCGCCTGCCTGAACCAGTAATTTCCGTAGGTGATGTTTCATTCAAGATTTTTGAAGGGATGTGATTTTAACA from Oryza brachyantha chromosome 3, ObraRS2, whole genome shotgun sequence carries:
- the LOC102719468 gene encoding uncharacterized protein LOC102719468 isoform X1 is translated as MEYQNAMYIRVKRNKTTYFIQCDPTETILSIKQKLHSLIDQPPGNQQLILLATTEVVLDDSKTLADQKVENDAVVALTLRKDDSEFEEVSIARPEDFMSSS
- the LOC102719468 gene encoding uncharacterized protein LOC102719468 isoform X2 encodes the protein MYIRVKRNKTTYFIQCDPTETILSIKQKLHSLIDQPPGNQQLILLATTEVVLDDSKTLADQKVENDAVVALTLRKDDSEFEEVSIARPEDFMSSS